One Panicum virgatum strain AP13 chromosome 9K, P.virgatum_v5, whole genome shotgun sequence genomic region harbors:
- the LOC120650967 gene encoding universal stress protein YxiE-like isoform X2, translating into MKVLVAVDDSDFSRHALAWVLDHLFFPSPAAADQPPAAEPRRPELVLVHALEPLRHVMYPVGPGSAVYGAPSMVESVRAAQAENARGLLDRAKRICHQRGVSAEAVVVEGEPREALCRAAADMGAGLLVVGSRGLGAIKRAFLGSVSDYCAHHASCPIIVVKPPRDDGHCAHRAAS; encoded by the exons ATGAAGGTGCTGGTGGCGGTGGACGACAGCGACTTCAGCCGCCACGCGCTGGCCTGGGTGCTCGACCACCTCTTCTTcccgtccccggccgccgccgaccagccgccggcggcggagcctcGTCGGCCCGAGCTGGTGCTCGTCCACGCCCTGGAGCCGCTCCGGCACGTCATGTACCCGGTCGGGCCAG GGTCGGCGGTGTACGGCGCGCCGTCGATGGTGGAGTcggtgcgggcggcgcaggcggagaACGCGCGCGGCTTGCTCGACAGGGCCAAGCGGATCTGCCACCAGCGAGGG GTGAgcgcggaggcggtggtggtggaaggGGAGCCCAGGGAGGCgctgtgccgcgccgccgccgacatggGCGCCGGGCTGCTCGTCGTCGGCAGccgcggcctcggcgccatCAAGAG GGCGTTCCTGGGGAGCGTGAGCGACTACTGCGCGCACCACGCGAGCTGCCCGATCATAGTCGTCAAGCCGCCTCGCGACGACGGCCACTGCGCCCACCGGGCGGCGAGCTGA
- the LOC120650967 gene encoding universal stress protein YxiE-like isoform X1, with the protein MKVLVAVDDSDFSRHALAWVLDHLFFPSPAAADQPPAAEPRRPELVLVHALEPLRHVMYPVGPGSAVYGAPSMVESVRAAQAENARGLLDRAKRICHQRGVGRVTFLSFFFIVSAQVQITSACLQVSAEAVVVEGEPREALCRAAADMGAGLLVVGSRGLGAIKRAFLGSVSDYCAHHASCPIIVVKPPRDDGHCAHRAAS; encoded by the exons ATGAAGGTGCTGGTGGCGGTGGACGACAGCGACTTCAGCCGCCACGCGCTGGCCTGGGTGCTCGACCACCTCTTCTTcccgtccccggccgccgccgaccagccgccggcggcggagcctcGTCGGCCCGAGCTGGTGCTCGTCCACGCCCTGGAGCCGCTCCGGCACGTCATGTACCCGGTCGGGCCAG GGTCGGCGGTGTACGGCGCGCCGTCGATGGTGGAGTcggtgcgggcggcgcaggcggagaACGCGCGCGGCTTGCTCGACAGGGCCAAGCGGATCTGCCACCAGCGAGGGGTTGGTAGAgtaacttttctttcttttttcttcatcGTATCAGCACAAGTGCAGATCACTAGTGCCTGCCTGCAGGTGAgcgcggaggcggtggtggtggaaggGGAGCCCAGGGAGGCgctgtgccgcgccgccgccgacatggGCGCCGGGCTGCTCGTCGTCGGCAGccgcggcctcggcgccatCAAGAG GGCGTTCCTGGGGAGCGTGAGCGACTACTGCGCGCACCACGCGAGCTGCCCGATCATAGTCGTCAAGCCGCCTCGCGACGACGGCCACTGCGCCCACCGGGCGGCGAGCTGA
- the LOC120650969 gene encoding protein RRP6-like 2 isoform X2: MEADGASPPPPPWAQNKSAAAMEASSGPLAAAAARLSARSRALPSSRDFHFYSNFPAFKSPVGAAAAKADAALGVLGAAPLLPARQQPFPGAADLDDAHDWLVALNDDLLERFGASMDEFKALREKEEASGRRAAPEAGDGFQVVYGKKKKVGEGEGGVGRAEAFGASSSVKVAKDKAPAPGTKAKVPFHIRTIPRPQDVYRIVVDNLSKPFEHVLLERSEDGTRAVHPLEKLPIEQLMDRNVPDSEPVKPPALDDTPFTFVEDLKTLEVLATKLKSATEFAVDLEHNHYRSFQGLTCLMQISTRTEDFIVDTLKLRKYLGYYLRDFFRDPTKRKVMHGAGRDIIWLQRDFSIYVCNLFDTGQASKILQMDRNSLEHLLQHFCGVTANKEYQAADWRLRPLPDEMIKYAREDTHYLLYIYDLMRLRLVKESSGDSDMLLVVCKRSNEICLQLYEKEQLTDSSYLHIHGLKEIELDARQLSVLSSLYRWRDGIARAEDESTGYILPNKSLLEIAKEMPVTNGKLKRIVKSKNFDRHLNTVINTIRDAISASVAFESIAEQLKKGKLEELTVTNMMNSSEDAEMIPVVDVDNNEDAIDESAVVSTVITNVCTASPCVGTVTSGASFDNMHLEDFTPENENLGTSSGFTGEADKGTLSNGQQQVVKATVQVSKRTTAFGALFGKPAAGRRPNLFQRFSNDQGKSKVDKITSSVVLPFHNFSGSVKPPSGNLPLKEQAHSEPESIQYSDPACQTEDVIQLDTETDDPRPPESRNDDEHEEPKDMEMSKSPSDVPSDTEQRFRSLNEERNVQQNQRTPQEPEFRFPLVPFDYAEARKNLVSGEPKAERKKDDAVARPINTDSGDKKLTSNKPGVGENDGNFQHPRRRQAFPPSGNRNLTYH, encoded by the exons ATGGAAGCGGAcggggcctcgccgccgccgccgccgtgggcgcaGAACAAGTCGGCCGCGGCCATGGAGGCGTCGTCgggcccgctcgccgccgcggccgcccgcctCTCCGCCCGCTCGAGGGCGCTCCCCTCGTCCCGCGACTTCCACTTCTACAGCAACTTCCCGGCCTTCAAATCCCCcgtcggcgccgcggccgccaaggCCGACGCCGCGCTCGGCGTGCTGGGCGCGGCCCCGCTCCTCCCGGCGCGGCAGCAGCCGTTCCCGGGGGCCGCCGACCTCGACGACGCGCACGACTGGCTCGTCGCCCTCAACGACGACCTGCTCGAGCGGTTCGGCGCCTCCATGGACGAGTTCAAGGCGCtgagggagaaggaggaggcgTCCGGGCGGAGGGCGGCCCCGGAGGCCGGGGACGGGTTCCAAGTGGTGtacgggaagaagaagaaggtgggcgagggggagggaggcGTTGGAAGAGCTGAGGCCTTCGGGGCCTCCAGCTCCGTGAAGGTGGCCAAGGACAAGGCGCCCGCGCCGGGGACCAAGGCGAAGGTACCCTTCCACATCCGCACCATCCCGCGGCCGCAGGACGTGTACCGCATTGTGGTGGACAACTTGAGCAAGCCGTTCGAGCATGTTTTGCTTGAGCGGAGTGAGGATGGCACCCGTGCCGTGCACCCATTG GAAAAACTCCCCATTGAACAACTAATGGACAGAAATGTTCCTGACAGTGAGCCTGTAAAGCCACCTGCATTAGATGATACCCCTTTTACATTTGTTGAAGATCTGAAAACCTTGGAGGTGCTAGCCACAAAGCTGAAGAGTGCAACTGAATTTGCT GTTGATTTGGAACACAACCATTATAGGTCATTTCAGGGTCTGACATGCTTGATGCAGATTTCAACAAGAACAGAGGACTTTATTGTGGACACTCTTAAGCTTCGCAAATATCTCGGCTATTACTTAAGAGATTTTTTCAGAGATCCAACCAAGAGAAAG GTAATGCATGGCGCAGGTCGTGATATAATATGGCTTCAACGAGACTTCAGCATATATGTGTGCAACCTTTTTGACACAGGCCAG GCTTCAAAGATCTTACAGATGGACCGGAACAGTCTGGAGCATCTTTTGCAGCATTTCTGTGGAGTGACCGCGAACAAAGA GTACCAGGCTGCAGATTGGAGGTTGAGGCCCCTTCCTGATGAAATGATCAA ATATGCTAGAGAAGATACACACTATctgctatatatatatgaccTGATGAGATTGAGACTAGTGAAGGAGTCATCAGGTGACAGTGATATGCTTTTAGTG GTTTGCAAGCGCAGCAATGAAATTTGCTTGCAACTATATGAGAAGGAGCAGCTGACTGATTCGTCGTATCTACATATACATGG GTTGAAAGAAATCGAGCTGGATGCAAGACAGCTGTCAGTTCTTTCT AGTCTATATCGATGGAGAGATGGCATCGCCCGTGCTGAGGATGAGAGCACTGGCTATATATTACCAAATAAGAGTCTACTTGAGATAG CAAAGGAGATGCCTGTGACAAATGGGAAGTTAAAAAGAATTGTTAAATCAAAAAATTTTGACCGCCACCTCAACACTGTCATTAACACTATTAGGGATGCCATATCAGCTTCTGTTGCTTTTGAGAGTATAGCAGAGCAACTAAAGAAGGGAAAGCTGGAAGAG TTAACAGTGACAAATATGATGAACAGCAGTGAAGATGCTGAAATGATCCCTGTTGTTGATGTTGATAACAATGAAGATGCAATTGATGAATCTGCTGTAGTTTCCACAGTGATTACAAATGTTTGTACTGCTTCTCCCTGTGTGGGAACTGTTACAAGCGGAGCATCTTTTGATAATATGCATTTAGAGGACTTCACGCCTGAAAATGAGAACTTGGGGACTTCGTCAGGGTTTACTGGAGAGGCAGATAAGGGAACATTAAGCAATGGCCAGCAGCAA GTAGTAAAGGCCACTGTTCAAGTATCGAAGAGGACTACAGCTTTTGGTGCTCTGTTTGGAAAACCAGCTGCTGGAAGAAGGCCGAATCTTTTCCAACGGTTTTCAAATGACCAG GGTAAGAGTAAGGTGGATAAGATAACATCTTCTGTGGTACTACCTTTCCATAATTTCTCTGGTAGTGTGAAACCTCCATCAGGCAACCTTCCACTGAAAGAACAGGCGCATTCTGAACCAGAAAGCATCCAATACAGTGATCCAGCCTGTCAGACAGAAGACGTGATACAGTTGGACACTGAAACAGATGATCCTCGACCACCAGAAAGTCGTAATGATGATGAACATGAGGAACCCAAAGACATGGAAATGTCCAAGTCCCCTTCAGATGTTCCCTCTGATACTGAGCAAAGATTCCGGTCACTCAACGAAGAGAGAAATGTTCAGCAGAATCAGAGGACACCTCAAGAACCTGAATTTAGATTCCCACTGGTGCCTTTTGACTATGCAGAAGCTAGAAAGAATCTTGTGTCTGGCGAGCCTAAAGCTGAGAGGAAAAAAGACGATGCTGTTGCCAGGCCCATAAATACGGATTCTGGAGATAAGAAGCTAACTTCAAACAAACCAGGCGTTGGAGAGAACGATGGGAATTTCCAGCATCCACGAAGGCGGCAGGCTTTCCCGCCTTCTGGCAATAGAAATCTTACGTATCACTAA
- the LOC120650969 gene encoding protein RRP6-like 2 isoform X1 has protein sequence MEADGASPPPPPWAQNKSAAAMEASSGPLAAAAARLSARSRALPSSRDFHFYSNFPAFKSPVGAAAAKADAALGVLGAAPLLPARQQPFPGAADLDDAHDWLVALNDDLLERFGASMDEFKALREKEEASGRRAAPEAGDGFQVVYGKKKKVGEGEGGVGRAEAFGASSSVKVAKDKAPAPGTKAKVPFHIRTIPRPQDVYRIVVDNLSKPFEHVLLERSEDGTRAVHPLEKLPIEQLMDRNVPDSEPVKPPALDDTPFTFVEDLKTLEVLATKLKSATEFAVDLEHNHYRSFQGLTCLMQISTRTEDFIVDTLKLRKYLGYYLRDFFRDPTKRKVMHGAGRDIIWLQRDFSIYVCNLFDTGQASKILQMDRNSLEHLLQHFCGVTANKEYQAADWRLRPLPDEMIKYAREDTHYLLYIYDLMRLRLVKESSGDSDMLLVVCKRSNEICLQLYEKEQLTDSSYLHIHGLKEIELDARQLSVLSSLYRWRDGIARAEDESTGYILPNKSLLEIAKEMPVTNGKLKRIVKSKNFDRHLNTVINTIRDAISASVAFESIAEQLKKGKLEELTVTNMMNSSEDAEMIPVVDVDNNEDAIDESAVVSTVITNVCTASPCVGTVTSGASFDNMHLEDFTPENENLGTSSGFTGEADKGTLSNGQQQVRRIHFTCASAVFLALYSNICIFQVVKATVQVSKRTTAFGALFGKPAAGRRPNLFQRFSNDQGKSKVDKITSSVVLPFHNFSGSVKPPSGNLPLKEQAHSEPESIQYSDPACQTEDVIQLDTETDDPRPPESRNDDEHEEPKDMEMSKSPSDVPSDTEQRFRSLNEERNVQQNQRTPQEPEFRFPLVPFDYAEARKNLVSGEPKAERKKDDAVARPINTDSGDKKLTSNKPGVGENDGNFQHPRRRQAFPPSGNRNLTYH, from the exons ATGGAAGCGGAcggggcctcgccgccgccgccgccgtgggcgcaGAACAAGTCGGCCGCGGCCATGGAGGCGTCGTCgggcccgctcgccgccgcggccgcccgcctCTCCGCCCGCTCGAGGGCGCTCCCCTCGTCCCGCGACTTCCACTTCTACAGCAACTTCCCGGCCTTCAAATCCCCcgtcggcgccgcggccgccaaggCCGACGCCGCGCTCGGCGTGCTGGGCGCGGCCCCGCTCCTCCCGGCGCGGCAGCAGCCGTTCCCGGGGGCCGCCGACCTCGACGACGCGCACGACTGGCTCGTCGCCCTCAACGACGACCTGCTCGAGCGGTTCGGCGCCTCCATGGACGAGTTCAAGGCGCtgagggagaaggaggaggcgTCCGGGCGGAGGGCGGCCCCGGAGGCCGGGGACGGGTTCCAAGTGGTGtacgggaagaagaagaaggtgggcgagggggagggaggcGTTGGAAGAGCTGAGGCCTTCGGGGCCTCCAGCTCCGTGAAGGTGGCCAAGGACAAGGCGCCCGCGCCGGGGACCAAGGCGAAGGTACCCTTCCACATCCGCACCATCCCGCGGCCGCAGGACGTGTACCGCATTGTGGTGGACAACTTGAGCAAGCCGTTCGAGCATGTTTTGCTTGAGCGGAGTGAGGATGGCACCCGTGCCGTGCACCCATTG GAAAAACTCCCCATTGAACAACTAATGGACAGAAATGTTCCTGACAGTGAGCCTGTAAAGCCACCTGCATTAGATGATACCCCTTTTACATTTGTTGAAGATCTGAAAACCTTGGAGGTGCTAGCCACAAAGCTGAAGAGTGCAACTGAATTTGCT GTTGATTTGGAACACAACCATTATAGGTCATTTCAGGGTCTGACATGCTTGATGCAGATTTCAACAAGAACAGAGGACTTTATTGTGGACACTCTTAAGCTTCGCAAATATCTCGGCTATTACTTAAGAGATTTTTTCAGAGATCCAACCAAGAGAAAG GTAATGCATGGCGCAGGTCGTGATATAATATGGCTTCAACGAGACTTCAGCATATATGTGTGCAACCTTTTTGACACAGGCCAG GCTTCAAAGATCTTACAGATGGACCGGAACAGTCTGGAGCATCTTTTGCAGCATTTCTGTGGAGTGACCGCGAACAAAGA GTACCAGGCTGCAGATTGGAGGTTGAGGCCCCTTCCTGATGAAATGATCAA ATATGCTAGAGAAGATACACACTATctgctatatatatatgaccTGATGAGATTGAGACTAGTGAAGGAGTCATCAGGTGACAGTGATATGCTTTTAGTG GTTTGCAAGCGCAGCAATGAAATTTGCTTGCAACTATATGAGAAGGAGCAGCTGACTGATTCGTCGTATCTACATATACATGG GTTGAAAGAAATCGAGCTGGATGCAAGACAGCTGTCAGTTCTTTCT AGTCTATATCGATGGAGAGATGGCATCGCCCGTGCTGAGGATGAGAGCACTGGCTATATATTACCAAATAAGAGTCTACTTGAGATAG CAAAGGAGATGCCTGTGACAAATGGGAAGTTAAAAAGAATTGTTAAATCAAAAAATTTTGACCGCCACCTCAACACTGTCATTAACACTATTAGGGATGCCATATCAGCTTCTGTTGCTTTTGAGAGTATAGCAGAGCAACTAAAGAAGGGAAAGCTGGAAGAG TTAACAGTGACAAATATGATGAACAGCAGTGAAGATGCTGAAATGATCCCTGTTGTTGATGTTGATAACAATGAAGATGCAATTGATGAATCTGCTGTAGTTTCCACAGTGATTACAAATGTTTGTACTGCTTCTCCCTGTGTGGGAACTGTTACAAGCGGAGCATCTTTTGATAATATGCATTTAGAGGACTTCACGCCTGAAAATGAGAACTTGGGGACTTCGTCAGGGTTTACTGGAGAGGCAGATAAGGGAACATTAAGCAATGGCCAGCAGCAAGTAAGGAGAATCCATTTTACATGTGCGTCTGCTGTATTTCTGGCCTTGTATTCAAATATCTGCATTTTCCAGGTAGTAAAGGCCACTGTTCAAGTATCGAAGAGGACTACAGCTTTTGGTGCTCTGTTTGGAAAACCAGCTGCTGGAAGAAGGCCGAATCTTTTCCAACGGTTTTCAAATGACCAG GGTAAGAGTAAGGTGGATAAGATAACATCTTCTGTGGTACTACCTTTCCATAATTTCTCTGGTAGTGTGAAACCTCCATCAGGCAACCTTCCACTGAAAGAACAGGCGCATTCTGAACCAGAAAGCATCCAATACAGTGATCCAGCCTGTCAGACAGAAGACGTGATACAGTTGGACACTGAAACAGATGATCCTCGACCACCAGAAAGTCGTAATGATGATGAACATGAGGAACCCAAAGACATGGAAATGTCCAAGTCCCCTTCAGATGTTCCCTCTGATACTGAGCAAAGATTCCGGTCACTCAACGAAGAGAGAAATGTTCAGCAGAATCAGAGGACACCTCAAGAACCTGAATTTAGATTCCCACTGGTGCCTTTTGACTATGCAGAAGCTAGAAAGAATCTTGTGTCTGGCGAGCCTAAAGCTGAGAGGAAAAAAGACGATGCTGTTGCCAGGCCCATAAATACGGATTCTGGAGATAAGAAGCTAACTTCAAACAAACCAGGCGTTGGAGAGAACGATGGGAATTTCCAGCATCCACGAAGGCGGCAGGCTTTCCCGCCTTCTGGCAATAGAAATCTTACGTATCACTAA